One genomic segment of Amycolatopsis sp. Hca4 includes these proteins:
- a CDS encoding serine/threonine-protein kinase, which yields MTDEQTRPYPPQAPVTPGQRVVAGRYLLLGELGRGGMGVVWRAQDQVIGRQVAVKELRLPDAESAAVFSERALREVRTGGRLNDPAIVTVYDVITDGGTTFIVMELVEAPSLADLVRQRGPMPAAQAAQVGERVLAALQAAHSAGIVHRDVKPANILVAPDGRVKLTDFGIAHAVDDPRLTTSGMIVGSPAFMAPERVQGREALPASDLWSLGATLFFAVEGSIPFERATTAATLHAIMTEIPYLTRGHGPIAAAILGLLVANPDARLTAAQAQNLLTTAQGVRPTPPGGTAMLFPSAAPAATAKTHRAWWLTGAAVLVAGALAGGFFAGKAYETPAPDEQKQPTMTYGVGGQLRTDIGGYYRCFNTPIQDGSIISEEDNKTDCDKSHTLEVYEIGNLISVENWSTDDAKVAAYPGLPAVTASGEAACATAFRSSIVPEANRADLTFRALVPTETEWRRAPAKQGEEPSREFYCLLARADGGPITAPIVTKVK from the coding sequence GTGACCGACGAACAGACCCGGCCCTACCCGCCGCAGGCCCCCGTCACGCCTGGTCAGCGGGTTGTCGCCGGCCGCTACCTGCTGCTCGGCGAACTCGGCCGCGGCGGCATGGGTGTCGTCTGGCGGGCGCAGGACCAGGTCATCGGGCGGCAGGTCGCCGTCAAGGAGCTCCGGCTGCCCGACGCCGAGTCCGCCGCCGTCTTCTCCGAACGGGCGCTGCGCGAGGTGCGCACGGGCGGGCGGCTGAACGACCCCGCCATCGTCACCGTCTACGACGTCATCACCGACGGCGGGACCACCTTCATCGTCATGGAGCTCGTCGAAGCGCCGAGCCTCGCCGACCTCGTGCGGCAGCGCGGCCCGATGCCCGCCGCGCAGGCCGCGCAGGTGGGGGAGCGGGTGCTCGCCGCGCTGCAGGCCGCCCACTCCGCCGGGATCGTGCACCGGGACGTCAAGCCCGCGAACATCCTCGTCGCGCCGGACGGCCGGGTGAAGCTGACCGACTTCGGCATCGCCCACGCCGTCGACGACCCGCGCCTGACCACCAGCGGCATGATCGTCGGCTCGCCCGCCTTCATGGCGCCCGAACGCGTCCAGGGCCGCGAAGCCCTGCCCGCGTCCGACCTGTGGTCCCTCGGCGCGACGCTGTTCTTCGCCGTCGAAGGCTCCATCCCGTTCGAGCGCGCGACCACCGCGGCGACGCTGCACGCGATCATGACCGAGATCCCGTACCTGACCCGCGGCCACGGCCCGATCGCCGCGGCCATCCTCGGCCTGCTCGTCGCCAACCCCGACGCCCGGCTGACCGCGGCCCAGGCCCAGAACCTGCTGACCACGGCGCAGGGCGTGCGGCCGACCCCGCCGGGCGGCACCGCCATGCTCTTCCCGTCCGCCGCCCCGGCGGCAACGGCGAAGACCCACCGGGCCTGGTGGCTCACGGGCGCCGCGGTGCTCGTGGCCGGTGCCCTGGCCGGCGGCTTCTTCGCGGGCAAGGCGTACGAGACGCCCGCCCCGGACGAGCAGAAGCAGCCGACGATGACCTACGGCGTCGGCGGCCAGCTCCGCACCGACATCGGCGGCTACTACCGGTGCTTCAACACCCCGATCCAGGACGGGTCGATCATCAGCGAGGAAGACAACAAGACCGACTGCGACAAGAGCCACACGCTGGAGGTCTACGAGATCGGGAACCTGATTTCGGTCGAGAACTGGAGCACCGACGACGCCAAGGTCGCGGCCTACCCCGGCCTGCCCGCCGTGACGGCGAGCGGGGAAGCCGCGTGCGCGACCGCGTTCCGGTCGTCGATCGTGCCCGAGGCGAACCGGGCGGACCTCACCTTCCGCGCGCTCGTGCCCACCGAGACCGAGTGGCGCCGGGCGCCGGCGAAGCAGGGTGAAGAGCCCAGCCGCGAGTTCTACTGCTTGCTCGCGCGCGCCGACGGCGGCCCCATCACCGCCCCGA
- a CDS encoding Nramp family divalent metal transporter, with protein MAVTEAVRPRLASRLRAGSALLGPAFVAAIAYVDPGNVASNISAGARYGYLLVWVIVAANLMAVLVQYLSAKLGLVSGMSLPEALRARLPKPARLAYWAQAEIVAIATDLAEVVGGAIALNLLFDLPLIVGGLITGAVSLTLLAIQDRGGQRTFERVVTGLLAVIAIGFLASLFVEPPSAAATMGGLVPRFDGAGSVLIAAAMLGATVMPHAVYLHSGLVRDRHGRSEGAQRRRLLRATRADVGLAMLLAGAVNLGMLLLAATNLQGQEGVDSIEGAHGAVASALGPGIALLFAIGLLASGLASTSVGAYAGAMIMQGLLHKRIPLVLRRLVTLTPAIVVLALGADPSAALVVSQVVLSFGIPFALVPLIRLTADRSLMGEDVNRRLTTVAASVVAAIIIALNLVLIYLTFAG; from the coding sequence ATGGCTGTGACCGAGGCAGTCCGGCCGAGACTGGCCAGCCGCCTGCGGGCCGGGTCCGCCCTGCTCGGGCCCGCGTTCGTCGCCGCCATCGCCTACGTCGACCCGGGGAACGTCGCCTCCAACATCAGCGCCGGCGCCCGCTACGGCTACCTGCTGGTCTGGGTGATCGTCGCGGCGAACCTGATGGCCGTGCTGGTGCAGTACCTGTCGGCGAAGCTCGGCCTGGTCAGCGGGATGTCGCTGCCGGAGGCCCTGCGCGCCCGGCTGCCGAAGCCGGCCCGGCTGGCGTACTGGGCGCAGGCGGAGATCGTCGCGATCGCCACCGACCTGGCCGAGGTGGTCGGCGGCGCGATCGCGCTCAACCTGCTGTTCGACCTGCCGCTGATCGTCGGCGGCCTGATCACCGGGGCGGTGTCGCTGACGCTGCTGGCGATCCAGGACCGCGGCGGCCAGCGGACCTTCGAGCGGGTGGTGACCGGGCTGCTGGCGGTGATCGCGATCGGCTTCCTGGCGAGCCTGTTCGTCGAGCCGCCGTCGGCCGCGGCGACGATGGGCGGTCTGGTCCCGCGCTTCGACGGCGCCGGCAGCGTCCTGATCGCGGCGGCGATGCTCGGCGCGACGGTGATGCCGCACGCGGTCTACCTGCACTCCGGCCTGGTCCGCGACCGTCACGGCCGCTCCGAAGGGGCCCAGCGCCGCCGCCTGCTGCGCGCGACCAGGGCCGACGTCGGACTGGCGATGCTGCTGGCCGGCGCGGTGAACCTCGGCATGCTGCTGCTGGCTGCGACGAACCTGCAGGGCCAGGAGGGCGTCGACAGCATCGAGGGCGCCCACGGCGCGGTCGCTTCGGCGCTCGGGCCGGGGATCGCGCTGCTGTTCGCGATCGGGTTGCTGGCGTCGGGCCTGGCGTCGACGTCGGTGGGCGCGTACGCGGGCGCGATGATCATGCAGGGGCTGCTGCACAAGCGGATCCCGCTGGTGCTGCGCCGCCTGGTGACGCTGACCCCGGCGATCGTGGTGCTGGCGCTGGGCGCGGACCCGAGCGCGGCGCTGGTGGTGTCGCAGGTGGTGCTCTCGTTCGGCATCCCGTTCGCCTTGGTCCCGTTGATCAGGTTGACGGCCGACCGGTCGCTGATGGGTGAGGACGTGAATCGCCGCCTGACCACGGTGGCGGCCTCTGTGGTGGCGGCGATCATCATCGCGCTCAACCTGGTGCTGATTTACCTCACCTTCGCCGGCTGA